ATCACCTCTCCCGAGCATGAGCTTATTCAAACCAAAAGCGTCAACCAGTGGCAGGGTAAGCTGCCTGACATCCACAAGCAACCGGCTGTTTTCCTGATCTATAACTAACAAAATTGATTTTCCGCAGTTACCCATACTTGCTTCGGTAACAAAGTATAAATCGTTCTTAAGCAGCCAGAAAAGGATCTCCTTCCTATACTTCTTGAGCTTTAATGCATTTATCAGCAAAAGAAAAGGCCCCCGGATACCGGGGGCCTTTTCACAATGAAGAATGTATTTAATTTTTACCTAAACTTTCCGTTATTCCACATCCCACCATACTCTGGTGTAGTTGTCGTCTGCGCCCTGGCGCTCCAGAACCGCATCGTAGTTAGCCTCGTTCAGGGCTCTCGCGTTAGACGGATAGCCCATTCTGCGTGGAATACCTCTTGCATCAACAGCGTCCGGAGCAGGCGTAAGTGCAGGGTAGCCAGTTCTTCTCCAGTCTGTCCAGGCTTCAAAACCGTTCTGGTACTGGTGCACCCACTTCTGCGTGATGATCTTCTCCAGACCGTTTGCACCTGTGTAGGCGATCTCAGGCTGCGCGATGAACTCGTTATACATGGCCTCGTCATACACACCCCAGAACTGCCAGGAAGCTTTGATGCCGTCGTAGTACAGATCAGCTGCAGGTGCGGCACTTGGAATAGAGAAGCCCCTGTTCACAGCCTCTGCTTTGGCAAACGCTACCTGAGAATAGGTAAAGATTGGGGCAGTAGCGCCAGCATCCTGCAGGTTAGCGCCTACGCGGCTATAGATACCAGGTATGTTTCTGGCCGCTGAGCTACCGTAAGGCAGCGTTTTCACTTCACCGTCAAGTACCTCGCCATAAACAAATACCCTAGGATCCTCTGTCTCCAACATATAGTTGCCAAGTCGGCTGCTGATGGCGTAGTCGTTACGGTTGTCGTTGGAGTAGTTCTCATACCATGGGTTCCAATTGTTCGGGTCACCTCCGATAAACTGATGCACAATGTTCTGCGCGTTGCTCTCAATCACCCCAGCGTTAATAGCCGCTGTCATCTCGGTCTGTGCTTTAGATGGGTTCACTTCCATCAAACGCAGCGCCATGAACAGACGGGTTGTGTTGGCAAAACGCTTCCAGGCAGCCATGTCGCCTCCCAAAAGAATGTCGCCTGTTACACCGGCCTCATTCACGTTAATCATCGCCTCTGCCTCTGTCAGTTCCTTAAACAGGTCGTTGTAGATATCCTCCTGCTTGTCATACTTTGGCTGCAGCACCTCGTTGCCCTTCAGCGCCTCGAAGTATGGGATGTCTCCGTAGTTGTCTGTCAGGAACCAGAAGTAGTAGGCCTTCAGAATACGCGCTACGGCCAACTGGTTGTTCTTGGATCCGTTTCCAAGGTCAGCCATCGGGCTGTCCTCGTTGTTCAGGTTAATAATGGTCTGCAGGTTGTACAGCGGCCCTGTGTACCATGCCGACCACGACAGGTTCCGGGTGTTGTACAGCGATGCAGCCGGATAAGGCCCCTCCGACAGGTACTGGGAGTAGAAGTTGAGGTGCACGGTGGAGTAACCTGCCACGTTGCGTATCGGCGTGTTCCATACCGTGAATGGCAGGTTCTGCAGCGAGTACGTCAGCAAAGTACGGGTTGGCGCTTCTGTAACCCTTCTTGGGTCAACGTTCGTGTCATCGAAGTCGCTAGGGTCGCAAGCTACGAGGCCAAAGAACAGCGCAAAAAAGATTATTATTTTATTTTTCATACGATAATTCAGATTAACAATTACAATCTCACTCTTAGGTTAACACCCATGGTGCGTGTAGATGGCAACTGGCCACCCTCATACCATGTTTCTTCCAGCTCCGATGGGTCGATGCCCAGGTCTTTACCAGGAGCGCTGATCAGCCAGGCGTTGCTCACCATCAGGCCGATGTTGGCACTCTTCACCATGGTGCCAAGTATAGATGCAGGCAGTTCATAACCCAGGCGCACCTCGCGAAGCTTCAGGTAAGAAGCGTCGATTACCATAGAGTTGATCTGGTCGCGCTGAAGCGATGTATAGAAGTATGTTCTGGCCGGGATGTACGTTTGGTTTGGCTGTCCGCCTACGTTCTCGCCGCCAATAACAGTACCGTCAGCATACACGCCCGGGATCAGGATACCACCACCGTTCGATGGAAAATCTCTCCAGTCGTTGCCTTTGTCGTTCACGCCAACTGTTGCCTCGTGCAAGCCTGAGCCCCAGCCATACTGCTTGGTAAGGGAGTGGAACAAGCCACCTTTCTGAAAGTCGAGGGAGAAGGCAAGGCTAATGCCTTTGTAGCTGAAGTTGTTGAACAAACCACCTGTAAGGTCAGGCTGGATGGTGCCTTTCTCCTTGTTGATCTCATACAGCGGAATACCGTTTGAGCCTACAATTACACGGCCCTGGTCGTCGCGCTTCCACATACGGCCTACTAACAGACCCCACTCCTGGCCAACGCGGTGCTCCAAACGGGTGTCGTTACGCTGTGTTGCAGCCAGGTAGGTCTGCAGGCCATCGGCAAGCTCTACAATTTTAGAGCGGTTTCTACCGATGTTCAGCGCAATATCCCAGGTAAAGTCACCTCTCAGCGGCTGAGCAGTTATACTAGCCTCTATGCCTTTCCGCTGTATTTTACCAGCGTTGATCTGGTAGGTGCTAAAGCCGGTAGCCGGGTCTATGTTCAGGCTTAGGATCTGGTCTTCGTTGTCATCCTGGTAGTAGGTGAATTCCACACCCACTGCATTAAAAAAGCGCAGGTCGGTGCCTACTTCCCATGAGGTTGTAAGCGAAGGCTTGATGTTTCCGGTTCTGAATTCGTTTCCAATCTCGGCAGATGGATTAGAGCCATATAGCGGCTCATCATCAATAGCCGTGAAAACGCTATAGGCCGCTAAGTCGGCACCAACCTGTGCCCACGATGCACGGAGTTTACCACTAGAGAGTACGTTGGTCAGAGCCTGGTTATTAATAACCTCGGTGAACACAAAGCTACCGCCTATAGAAGGATACATGAACCTGTTATTCTGCTCAGGAAGCACCGAAGACCAGTCGTTTCTGTTCGTCACATCAATAAACAGGAAGCTCTTGTAACCGAACGATGCTCTACCGTAGATACTGCGCACCGCCTGTCTGCTGTACCCTCTTGTAAGCAATGGCCGGGCAATAGAAGCGCTCATATCGAAGAAGTTCGGGAAGCTAAGGCCGCCCTGGGTCTCCTCCTCCAGTTGGTTGTAGTAGTTCTTGCGCAGGTTGCCACCCAACAAGGCGTCTACCGAGAAGTCGCCGAAGGCGCGCTTGTACAGCAAGTTTGTCTCGTAGTTCATCTCACGAACCGTGTTCTGGTAGAGCGAGTAACCATCTGTGTTCAAACCGCCTGTAGCAATTCTGAAATCGCCTTCCGCGTTGCGCTGGCTCATACGGGCATAAGACTGCCAGCTAAAGTGGTCATTAAATTCGTAGGCAAGACCCAGGTTACCAACCAGGCGGCTAGAGGTAGAAGTGCCATAGTTCTCGTTTACCACGAAGTATGGCGAGTCCCAGTACTGCGGCGCCAGGTATAGGGCAGGGTTGCCTGTACCGTTCGGGTCACCGATGTTCCAGGACTGCAGCGTTCCATCCGGATTGCGATAATTCTTCAGCCTCTCAAAGTCAAGCTGGCGCTGGAACCACTGGTTGAAGTTCTGAGTCACGTTCAGGCCATCCAGGCGGTATCCTTCCTGTGGTCTGCCATCCTGCTTGTTGGTGGTGTAAGACAGGTCCGCTGATGCCGTAAGCTTCTGTGTGATGTCCAGGGAAGTGTTCAGGCCTATTTGGTGCTGGTTGCGCTCCGCGTTTGGAATAATCAGGGTGCGGTTCTGGTTAGCATAAGTCAGCCTGTAAAGGAAGTTCTCAGCACCACCGCTAAACGCAATGCTGTTGTTGAAGTTCGTACCTGTCTGGTAAAAGTCTTTCACGTTATCTGGCTGCGCTGTTAGCGGCTCCAGTTTTCCGAAGTCCTCTCCTGCATACCAGGAATAATATGGGCGGTACAGCTGTCCGTTTATCTTCGGTCCCCAGCTTTCATCCGCACCGTAGTCCAGAATACGCTGCCCGTCGAAAGCTGCCCACTCGGCAGGGTGTGTGTTTGGCTTGTAACGGAAGATGTAGTACCCTTCGCTGTCATACGTGGAGCCAGGCGTTCTGGCGTTGGAGGAGTAACCACCAGCGTACTCGTTCTGGTAAGGCATCATCACTGATGGGTTCTCAAAAGCGGCAGAGAGGTTAAGCTCTACGGTTGGCGTACCACGTGTGCCTCTTTTGCTTGTGATCATAACCACACCGTTGGCAGCACGCTGGCCGTAAAGCGCCGTTGCTGCTGCACCTTTCAGTACAGAGATGCTCGCCACGTTGTCCATAATCACCGCGTTCTGATCTGTGACAGTACCATCCACCACGTAAATTGGCGGCTGACTGGTGCTAAGGCTGTTTGCGCCCCTGATCACGATGTTACCGTTGTCGAAGTTAGAGCTTGGCGAGCCTTGGATCTGCACACCGGCTACCTTGCCCACCAGCGCCGTACTTACGTCGTTTGATTTGGCATAGGTCAGGTTTTCGCTGCTCACGGCTCCCACAGAGTACGGTAGCGTTTCCTTCTCACGCTGATAACCGAGCGCAGTTACCACCACCTCTTCGAGTTGCTTAGTGTCTACCGGTAGCGACACGTTCACCTTGCTTCCGTTTCCCACTTCTTTCTCAGTGGTTTGGTAGCCAATGTAACGAAACACCAGTGTGTTACTGCCTGCCGGAATCTCAATGCTGTAGGATCCGTCGGCAGCCGTGGCAGTGCCGATCGTGGTGCCTTTCACCAGTACAGCCACGCCTGGCAGCGCCTGTCCATTAGCGGCATCTGTGACCACGCCGCTAACGCTTTTAACCTGAGCCATGGCTTGCTGCAGCAAGACCGACACCAGGAAAAGAAATAAGAGTAGTTTTTTTTTCATTGTGCTTTGTTTAAAGTGAGAGATTAGGTTGTACTGTAAAAACTGTATCAAAGAAAGCCATGGCACAAATGCGACAATGGCAGCTTTATGTTATTTGCAACAAGTTTTTGAAAGATGAATCTATGTAAGCAATCCGACAGCCATACAAAGGGCATCGCCGGAGTTGACGAAGAAGTCTATTTTAAAGCCTAATCTAAACCGCTCCTGCAAGCATAGATAAGTGTTTTAAGCCACAACCAACCGGGAAAGCACAATAAACTGATAATATCATTCGGACTACTGGTGAGCATAACTATTTCCGGAAACGCAAAACAGAGCTGTGCCCAACATTGCCTTCGGAAACTCCGCGCCACTGGCATCCTGAACGATAGAGATTTGTTTGTCAAACCTATACGAACACGCGATTGAGCATGATTAACCGGTGCGTTGTATCGACGAAGCAAGTACTTTTATTCAGTATCATAAATATATTGATTTTCTGACGATCTGCAATTTTCGAACAGGAAATTAATCATAACCGAATAGTATAATTTCAATGTCACAACACGGTATAGCTTTAAAATAAGAAAAGGCCCTCGGAAACCGAGGGCCTTTATCCAATGAAGAAGACTACTACCTAGTATTCTTTACTATCTATTTTATTCTGTTCTACTTAACATCCCACCACTGTCTGGCAGCGAGGCTGTTGGTTCCGCCAATTGCCTGCACCGCAGCGCCATAGTTCGCTTCGTTCAGCTGAGCTTCAGTAACAGGGTAGCTCATACGGAAAGGAACCAGTGCTACGGCCGGGTCAACTGAACCGGCAGCTGGGGCAACAAATATCTCCTCACCAGTGTAAGGGTCTTCGAAGTCCAGGCG
Above is a window of Pontibacter akesuensis DNA encoding:
- a CDS encoding SusD/RagB family nutrient-binding outer membrane lipoprotein, producing MKNKIIIFFALFFGLVACDPSDFDDTNVDPRRVTEAPTRTLLTYSLQNLPFTVWNTPIRNVAGYSTVHLNFYSQYLSEGPYPAASLYNTRNLSWSAWYTGPLYNLQTIINLNNEDSPMADLGNGSKNNQLAVARILKAYYFWFLTDNYGDIPYFEALKGNEVLQPKYDKQEDIYNDLFKELTEAEAMINVNEAGVTGDILLGGDMAAWKRFANTTRLFMALRLMEVNPSKAQTEMTAAINAGVIESNAQNIVHQFIGGDPNNWNPWYENYSNDNRNDYAISSRLGNYMLETEDPRVFVYGEVLDGEVKTLPYGSSAARNIPGIYSRVGANLQDAGATAPIFTYSQVAFAKAEAVNRGFSIPSAAPAADLYYDGIKASWQFWGVYDEAMYNEFIAQPEIAYTGANGLEKIITQKWVHQYQNGFEAWTDWRRTGYPALTPAPDAVDARGIPRRMGYPSNARALNEANYDAVLERQGADDNYTRVWWDVE
- a CDS encoding SusC/RagA family TonB-linked outer membrane protein; the protein is MKKKLLLFLFLVSVLLQQAMAQVKSVSGVVTDAANGQALPGVAVLVKGTTIGTATAADGSYSIEIPAGSNTLVFRYIGYQTTEKEVGNGSKVNVSLPVDTKQLEEVVVTALGYQREKETLPYSVGAVSSENLTYAKSNDVSTALVGKVAGVQIQGSPSSNFDNGNIVIRGANSLSTSQPPIYVVDGTVTDQNAVIMDNVASISVLKGAAATALYGQRAANGVVMITSKRGTRGTPTVELNLSAAFENPSVMMPYQNEYAGGYSSNARTPGSTYDSEGYYIFRYKPNTHPAEWAAFDGQRILDYGADESWGPKINGQLYRPYYSWYAGEDFGKLEPLTAQPDNVKDFYQTGTNFNNSIAFSGGAENFLYRLTYANQNRTLIIPNAERNQHQIGLNTSLDITQKLTASADLSYTTNKQDGRPQEGYRLDGLNVTQNFNQWFQRQLDFERLKNYRNPDGTLQSWNIGDPNGTGNPALYLAPQYWDSPYFVVNENYGTSTSSRLVGNLGLAYEFNDHFSWQSYARMSQRNAEGDFRIATGGLNTDGYSLYQNTVREMNYETNLLYKRAFGDFSVDALLGGNLRKNYYNQLEEETQGGLSFPNFFDMSASIARPLLTRGYSRQAVRSIYGRASFGYKSFLFIDVTNRNDWSSVLPEQNNRFMYPSIGGSFVFTEVINNQALTNVLSSGKLRASWAQVGADLAAYSVFTAIDDEPLYGSNPSAEIGNEFRTGNIKPSLTTSWEVGTDLRFFNAVGVEFTYYQDDNEDQILSLNIDPATGFSTYQINAGKIQRKGIEASITAQPLRGDFTWDIALNIGRNRSKIVELADGLQTYLAATQRNDTRLEHRVGQEWGLLVGRMWKRDDQGRVIVGSNGIPLYEINKEKGTIQPDLTGGLFNNFSYKGISLAFSLDFQKGGLFHSLTKQYGWGSGLHEATVGVNDKGNDWRDFPSNGGGILIPGVYADGTVIGGENVGGQPNQTYIPARTYFYTSLQRDQINSMVIDASYLKLREVRLGYELPASILGTMVKSANIGLMVSNAWLISAPGKDLGIDPSELEETWYEGGQLPSTRTMGVNLRVRL